In one Massilia endophytica genomic region, the following are encoded:
- a CDS encoding YbaK/EbsC family protein produces MQELPPSAQRIAALLREQGHDQPVTMLSDSARTAAEAAAGLGCTVAEIAKSIVFRRLSDDRAVVVVASGVNRVDEGKVAGLVGALGKADAAFVRERIGFAIGGVSPIGHTEPSLMLVDEDLMQLPFVWAAAGHPHAVFKLTPRQLLAMTGAPLADVAQRA; encoded by the coding sequence ATGCAGGAATTGCCGCCATCGGCCCAGCGCATCGCAGCCCTGCTGCGCGAACAGGGGCACGACCAGCCCGTCACCATGCTGTCCGACAGCGCCCGCACTGCCGCCGAGGCCGCTGCGGGCCTGGGCTGCACGGTGGCCGAGATCGCCAAGTCCATCGTGTTCCGCCGCCTGTCCGACGACAGGGCGGTGGTAGTCGTGGCAAGCGGTGTCAACCGGGTGGACGAGGGTAAGGTGGCGGGACTGGTGGGGGCGCTCGGCAAGGCCGACGCGGCCTTTGTGCGCGAGCGCATCGGCTTTGCCATCGGCGGCGTGAGCCCCATCGGGCACACGGAGCCCTCGCTGATGCTGGTGGATGAGGATTTGATGCAGCTGCCCTTCGTCTGGGCCGCCGCCGGCCATCCCCATGCCGTGTTCAAGCTGACGCCCCGGCAGCTGCTCGCCATGACGGGCGCGCCGCTGGCGGACGTGGCCCAGCGCGCCTAG
- a CDS encoding choice-of-anchor A family protein yields the protein MRSYFALAMFGLAVTAGPAGAEVLDLGVHNANLFSLGNFSTRGSDVEGAVVVKGNLTASSYSINRKNQDAFGSYSLVVGGNLDYSSASLNNGSYYVGGKAFLNSVGTDRDTKSVSASPADLAAMAAHAKTVSSTLSKLARTGSTSIAYGGMTLTGTRRAVEVFDITGAAFSSVNYFNLNNLQSGATLIFNISGKDAIGFHQNGVGLSAFANYNVLYNFHEATNLNIQNVGVQGSILAPLATVTGGGAQINGNVIVGNWLAGVQVNADHYFKPVNVPGYAALAPVSELSIWPMLAVGLGLILLINVRRRDQLTHPEPLAA from the coding sequence ATGCGCTCCTATTTCGCTCTTGCCATGTTCGGCCTTGCCGTGACCGCCGGCCCTGCCGGCGCCGAAGTGCTTGACCTGGGCGTCCATAACGCGAACCTCTTCAGCCTGGGGAATTTCAGCACCAGGGGCTCCGATGTGGAGGGCGCGGTGGTGGTCAAGGGGAACCTGACGGCCAGCAGCTATTCCATCAACCGCAAGAACCAGGACGCCTTCGGCAGCTACTCCCTGGTGGTGGGCGGCAACCTGGACTATTCGAGCGCCTCGCTGAACAACGGCAGCTACTACGTCGGCGGCAAGGCCTTCCTGAATTCGGTGGGAACGGACCGGGATACGAAGTCGGTGAGCGCCAGCCCGGCCGACCTGGCGGCGATGGCGGCGCACGCGAAGACCGTATCCTCCACCCTGAGCAAGCTGGCCCGCACGGGCAGCACCAGCATCGCCTACGGCGGCATGACGCTGACAGGCACGCGCCGGGCCGTGGAAGTGTTCGATATCACGGGCGCGGCCTTCTCCAGCGTGAACTACTTCAACCTGAACAACCTGCAGTCCGGCGCCACGCTGATCTTCAATATCAGCGGCAAGGATGCCATCGGCTTCCACCAGAACGGCGTGGGCCTGAGCGCCTTTGCGAACTACAACGTGCTGTACAACTTCCACGAGGCGACGAACCTGAACATCCAGAACGTGGGCGTCCAGGGCAGCATTCTCGCGCCCCTGGCCACGGTGACGGGCGGCGGGGCCCAGATCAACGGCAATGTCATCGTGGGGAACTGGCTGGCCGGCGTGCAGGTGAATGCGGACCACTACTTCAAGCCCGTGAATGTACCGGGCTATGCGGCGCTGGCGCCGGTGTCCGAACTGTCGATCTGGCCCATGCTTGCCGTGGGCCTGGGCTTGATCCTGCTGATTAACGTGCGCCGCCGCGACCAGCTTACCCATCCGGAGCCGCTGGCTGCCTGA